In the genome of Hymenobacter taeanensis, one region contains:
- a CDS encoding o-succinylbenzoate synthase produces MLQLSTSRRVLRFNFPARTSRGALTEHVAHYLHLYDSSRPDVSGLGEAAPLAGLSPDHRPDFDATLEGFCREFNRRQLRELLPEEAAALVGLEWPSLRFALETATLDWQNGGRRCLYDNAFSRGEAGIPINGLVWMGDAAFMRQQIEKKLAEGYSCLKLKIGSLDFDLELQLLREIRAVAGPERLTLRVDANGAFAPTEALGKLERLAEFALHSIEQPIQAGQWSAMAELCQQAAVPVALDEELIGVTNAQDQEALLDQIKPAYVILKPTLLGGLGAALEWQTAARQRGVASWLTSALESNVGLNAISQFAGSYAQPGFPQGLGTGQLYHNNVEAPLHIASGELRYAPQGTWEPLVADKQ; encoded by the coding sequence ATGCTGCAACTGAGTACTTCGCGCCGCGTCTTGCGCTTCAACTTCCCGGCTCGCACCTCAAGAGGAGCCCTCACCGAGCATGTGGCGCATTACCTCCACCTCTACGACAGTTCTCGGCCCGACGTATCTGGCCTGGGGGAGGCAGCCCCACTTGCCGGGCTCAGCCCCGATCATCGGCCCGACTTTGATGCTACGCTGGAGGGTTTTTGCCGTGAATTTAACCGGCGCCAGCTGCGGGAGCTGTTACCCGAAGAAGCCGCCGCTTTAGTGGGCCTGGAGTGGCCTAGCTTGCGCTTTGCCCTGGAAACGGCTACGCTAGACTGGCAGAACGGTGGGCGTCGCTGCCTCTACGATAACGCCTTCAGCCGCGGCGAAGCCGGCATTCCCATCAACGGACTAGTTTGGATGGGCGATGCCGCATTCATGCGCCAACAGATTGAGAAGAAGCTAGCGGAAGGATACTCCTGCCTCAAGCTTAAAATCGGGAGCCTAGACTTTGATCTGGAGCTGCAGCTGCTGCGCGAAATACGGGCCGTGGCCGGACCTGAGCGCCTGACGCTGCGGGTAGATGCCAACGGAGCTTTTGCCCCCACGGAGGCGCTCGGCAAGCTAGAGCGCTTGGCTGAATTTGCTCTACACTCCATTGAGCAGCCCATTCAGGCCGGGCAATGGTCGGCAATGGCCGAATTATGCCAGCAAGCAGCAGTGCCCGTGGCACTAGACGAGGAACTGATTGGCGTAACCAATGCCCAGGACCAGGAGGCGCTGCTTGACCAGATCAAACCGGCCTACGTTATTCTGAAGCCTACTTTATTAGGTGGCCTAGGAGCCGCGCTAGAGTGGCAAACGGCCGCCCGGCAGCGCGGTGTGGCATCCTGGCTTACCTCAGCGCTGGAATCTAATGTCGGGCTGAATGCCATCAGTCAGTTTGCCGGCTCCTATGCCCAACCGGGTTTCCCGCAGGGGCTAGGTACCGGGCAGTTGTATCATAACAATGTAGAGGCTCCACTGCACATTGCAAGCGGCGAGCTACGATACGCGCCGCAAGGTACCTGGGAGCCCCTGGTGGCTGATAAGCAGTAA
- a CDS encoding aspartyl protease family protein, protein MQRNLVVIPLRLNGQGPFNFLLDTGINTSLITDATLRQQLHLRTKQRFLIAGAGEEEPLEGFLVDSMRVELTGLHCASLPMLLLSNDVLNLSGYVGMPIHGLLGADIFRSFVVEIRPQEQEVVFRNPETYQAPRGRRWARIPLDIEGNKTYVTLPVTLNDSLTLPLKLVLDTGAGHALSLETTSNDQLKLPAQHLRTQLGRGLNGYINGYLGRITALRIGRYRVPSLLTSFPDAADVAQRADVFRNGNLGFELLKRFVVIIDYTHNRLLLRPNSTFRQPFEHDMSGFDLVAAGPELRRYVVGKIQPDSPAEVAGLETNDELVSINLVPTAQMNMTQINNMFRSYHNRMLLLVLRRPSGKLYTTAIRLQRQI, encoded by the coding sequence ATGCAGCGGAATTTAGTGGTTATTCCGCTCCGGCTGAATGGGCAGGGGCCCTTCAATTTTCTGCTCGATACCGGCATCAATACCTCGCTCATCACTGATGCCACCCTGCGCCAACAACTGCACCTGCGTACCAAACAACGGTTCCTGATTGCCGGGGCGGGAGAGGAGGAGCCACTGGAAGGCTTTTTAGTGGATAGCATGCGCGTGGAGCTGACCGGGCTGCACTGCGCATCGCTCCCCATGCTGCTGTTGTCAAACGACGTATTAAACCTGTCGGGGTACGTGGGTATGCCCATTCATGGGCTGCTTGGCGCCGATATATTCCGCAGCTTTGTGGTTGAAATTCGCCCGCAGGAGCAGGAGGTAGTATTCCGCAACCCCGAAACATACCAAGCGCCGCGCGGGCGGCGGTGGGCCCGCATTCCGCTGGATATTGAAGGCAACAAAACCTACGTTACGCTGCCCGTTACGCTCAACGACTCCCTAACGCTGCCCCTGAAGCTAGTGCTTGATACCGGCGCAGGCCATGCCCTTTCACTGGAAACCACTTCCAACGACCAATTAAAGCTACCGGCTCAGCATCTGCGTACCCAACTGGGGCGGGGCCTCAATGGCTACATTAATGGATATCTGGGGCGCATAACTGCGCTGCGCATCGGTCGTTACCGGGTGCCCTCGTTGCTTACTTCATTCCCCGATGCCGCCGACGTAGCCCAACGGGCCGACGTGTTCCGGAACGGCAACCTGGGGTTTGAGCTCCTGAAGCGGTTCGTGGTGATCATTGATTACACCCACAATCGTTTGCTTTTGCGCCCCAACAGTACCTTTCGGCAGCCGTTTGAGCATGATATGAGCGGCTTTGATCTGGTAGCCGCCGGGCCTGAGCTTCGCCGCTACGTAGTGGGGAAAATTCAGCCCGATTCGCCGGCGGAAGTAGCGGGCCTGGAGACCAATGATGAACTGGTTTCCATCAATTTGGTCCCGACGGCCCAGATGAACATGACCCAAATCAACAACATGTTCCGCTCTTACCACAACCGAATGCTGCTGTTGGTACTGCGCCGCCCCTCCGGAAAGCTATATACCACGGCTATCCGCTTACAACGCCAGATTTGA